The genomic region cactttgggaagccgaggcaggactgcttgagcccaggagttcaagaccagcttgggcaacatggcaaaactctgtctctacaaaaaatacaaaaagtagccaggtgtcatggtacgtgcctgtggtcccagctactcaggaggctgaagtgggaggattgcttgagcccaggaggttgaggctgcagtgagctgtgatcatgccactgcactccagcttgggcaacagagtgagatccagtcactaaaaaaataaaaaataaaaaataaaataaaatattgggaaCATAAGACCTTTAAGAGCTGAGGTCCCCACTGTACCAAAAGAGAGAATCAGACTTcacattagaattttaaaaatacagttaaaggaaaaattaactgggctctGCACAGCAGGTTAAATATGCAACCACTTCCAACAGAAATGATCTAGTCTTCTCGCATAGTTCCAAGAATGTGCTTTAACATCTGATTCTCCACagacaaaaaagtaaaagcacGTAACTTCATCAGCAAaggcccctttgttttggactTAAATTCACCTCTGATCCACCAAAGTTTATATTAACAATTACCAGACTACTACTTTAATAATATTGTAAGCTTGCAACGTTACTCGTCTCATGCCTATTCCACGTCACTGGTCAGAGGTATATATGCTTTTAAACTAGCCAAATGTACAAGTTCTCATGGCATCCTCACTCTGAAAACATTCAAACAATGGTTTCATAATGTTATGATTGTTCCAtcttcttctaagagtttttgaTCTGGAGCATGTGTTTCAAATTCCGTGTTTGAGCCACTTGCTATGGGTGCTAAGCTCACTTCATTAGAGGGAATAAAGCCATTCTGTCCAGACTCAAAGCTTAGCTCTATCTGTGTTAATGACTCCAGGCTCTCGGTATTAGGAACAGCTTTTGGAATCTGCTGTGGCACTCCATTGTCTTCAATGATAATGTCATCTTCATCGCTGTCTTCATCCTCTGGCTCACAGCTTGGTTCAATGTGCTGTGGGGAGCCAAGAAGGCTGTTATCGGTAGACTGGCCAGAACTGCCAGAAGTCCGACTGTTCCTCACAACATTATTCCTCTGGTTTGCCGGTCTCACTGTTATGATGAGGTTACGGCTATTTGCAATCATCATGTCTGTTACTTGATCAAGGCTCTTCCCTGAAACTTCTATGCCATTAACTTCTAAAACTTCATCATTAACAGCTAATAGTCCTGTACTTTGAGCCAGACCTCCTGGGACAAGCCTGGATATAAAGATCCCTGGAACCTTTTCCAAGCCATGTGGTGTTACCCTGACACTGGAGCCATCCCGGATGTAGAATCCTAGGGGTTTCTCAGTGCCATATTTGTAAAGACGTACCCTACGATGTGTTTCTGGAAGAATATCCACGTCTATAATAGAAGACACAGGTCTAAAGTCTTGGGGCATACTAATGACTATATGTGGCTTTTTTCTATGGTTGTCAGGACGCAATACGTTGGTTAAAacattcttcttctttattagcgtGTCTGTACCAAAGGCACTGTAGTCTGCttcttctgtttaaaaataaaacaaaataattatagaaatgcTGTAAAAATATCTATTCACTTGCGGCAGAATCTGTACAGAAAGgataactcaaaatatatttggtATATAAACAAACTAGCTAATAAGCTTATTTGCTAATCAGATCATAATCTAGTACAGTAGTAAAATGCCATACCAGAAAAAACCACTAGGTGGCCATCTCAAATACACATCACAAAATAAACCAATGTTGAAGTTAAATTTGATAGAGCTCAATCActattaaacattaaatatggCAAATGAAATTATGATAGATCTTacgtattcttttttttttttctttgagatggtctcactctgtcgcccaggctgagtgcagtggcgtgaccttggctcacagcaacctctgcctcctgggttcaagcaattctcctgcctcaccctcccgagtagctggaactacaggtgtgtgctaccaggcctggctaattttttttgtatttttagtacagacagggtttcaccgtgttagccaggatggtctcgatttcctgacctcgtgatccgcccacctcggcctcccgaagtgctggaattacaggcgtgagccaccgcacctagccagaTCTTACATATTCTTAAAcatcattaaatatatatgtatttttcctttttttaaaatagggtcttgctgtgttgcccaggctggttttgaactcctggcctcaggagatcctctcgcctcggcctctcaatgtgctaggagtacaggtgagagctactgtgtctggccttaaaacatgattttaaaccagcttttttttttttttttttttttttttttttttgagacggagtcttgctctgtcgcccaggctggagtgcagtggccggatctcagctcactgcaagctccgcttcccaggttcacgccattctcctgcctcagcctcctgagtagctgggactacaggtgcctgccacctcgcccagctagttttttgtattttttagtagagacggggtttcaccgtgttagccaggatggtctcgatctcctgacctcgtgatccgcccatcttggcctcccaaagtgctgggattacaggcttgcgccactgcgcctggccaaaccagcttcttaaaatacatttttccttcatttgtttaaaaaacttgTAATGTGgttgggcgcggtgcctcacgcctacaatcccagtacttctctgggaggccatggtgggtggatcacttgagcccagcctgggcaacagcgtgaggccctgtctttacaaaaagtaaaaaaaattagccaggtgtggtagtgtctgcctgtagtcccggcttcttgggagactgagatgggaggatggcttcactCCAGGA from Macaca thibetana thibetana isolate TM-01 chromosome 10, ASM2454274v1, whole genome shotgun sequence harbors:
- the PARD6B gene encoding partitioning defective 6 homolog beta is translated as MNRSHRHGAGSGCLGTMEVKSKFGAEFRRFSLERSKPGKFEEFYGLLQHVHKIPNVDVLVGYADIHGDLLPINNDDNYHKAVSTANPLLRIFIQKKEEADYSAFGTDTLIKKKNVLTNVLRPDNHRKKPHIVISMPQDFRPVSSIIDVDILPETHRRVRLYKYGTEKPLGFYIRDGSSVRVTPHGLEKVPGIFISRLVPGGLAQSTGLLAVNDEVLEVNGIEVSGKSLDQVTDMMIANSRNLIITVRPANQRNNVVRNSRTSGSSGQSTDNSLLGSPQHIEPSCEPEDEDSDEDDIIIEDNGVPQQIPKAVPNTESLESLTQIELSFESGQNGFIPSNEVSLAPIASGSNTEFETHAPDQKLLEEDGTIITL